A region from the Pristiophorus japonicus isolate sPriJap1 chromosome 14, sPriJap1.hap1, whole genome shotgun sequence genome encodes:
- the fnbp4 gene encoding formin-binding protein 4 isoform X3, translating into MGDWQEVWDENTGCYYYWSVQTNEVTWELPQYLAAQLQGLHYQDSSVPLSAGEVESSYQHTDVYHLDQTVAKPDGRNLKMKEVNESVFALACEKEESSGVAASLLAPLIPEDVKKAEEKWRKKLIGQEEQEVVNEEDDGGNSSTVHVEEAPQEDRQSLTLSQESVEDEEEEGVEKEEEEEYTRELELVLERKKVLTRSVCSQAELRALEEGDASLAGSSPRSDCSQTLVPEGQVSESSKHIHRKGKWQVLARTFSPESASRASDNLERDAAPEGAHCAETAPEKPIIDPEENDMDLEGSAEKQTVAPKHPPEEKDDRGELKFQIAELANTLSSKLEFLGISRQSISNFHFLLLQIETRISDWREGALNGQYLKRKLQEADLQIKHYESNASPKGWSCHWDREHRRYFYLNDQTGQSQWEFPDVDEEEEAAECASRLNVGKSVFSASAPVKDIAGAPSDPAGPMHLELCASQTSVPQPINVASAGNSAQPPPPPLPPQPPLPLDLPPPPPPPPSSPPPPPPPPPPPSDDGDIQEVEMEVETKEPPAPGTEEDCLERALLTIIPVTSVQPPAVKKSNSVSNAPLNTSAPGQTAKASKRKAAVLTSAPMPRTVTIGSSPVLYTQSAMIPGPQMLATMIPVPPIHQTVPAPIPPLLPTLANTVQAPYAIPQHQVPVAQPNPPPPNIPEVPPTGSAAQAAEKNRKVKKDKNKKSKTKMPSLVKKWQSIQRELDEDEHSSSSEDEQRGILAHKRIEEWKQQQLVSGQAEKNANFEALPDDWRERLKRRKMTSNS; encoded by the exons CTCCGTGCCCCTGTCCGCTGGCGAGGTGGAGAGTAGCTATCAGCACACGGACGTCTATCACCTTGACCAAACTGTGGCAAAGCCAGACGGCAGAaacttgaagatgaag GAAGTGAACGAGAGTGTGTTTGCACTGGCCTGCGAGAAGGAGGAAAGTTCGGGCGTCGCTGCGTCTCTGCTGGCTCCGCTCATCCCCGAGGACGTGAAGAAAGCCGAGGAGAAGTGGCGGAAGAAGCTGATTGGCCAGGAAGAACAGGAGGTGGTGAATGAAGAGGACGACGGCGGGAACAGCAGCACTGTGCATGTGGAGGAAGCACCACAAGAGGATCGCCAGAGTTTGACCCTTTCCCAGGAGAGcgtggaggacgaggaagaggagggggtggagaaagaagaagaggaggagtatACGCGGGAGTTGGAGCTGGTGCTAGAGAGAAAGAAG GTGCTGACTCGGTCcgtgtgttcacaggcagagctgcGTGCGCTGGAGGAGGGCGATGCCAGCTTGGCCGGGTCTAGTCCACGCTCCGATTGCAGCCAGACTTTAGTGCCAGAGGGTCAGGTATCTGAGAGCAGCAAGCACATCCACAGGAAAGGGAAATGGCAGGTCCTGGCTCGCACCTTTAGCCCCGAATCTGCCAGCCGTGCTTCCGATAACCTGGAGCGTGACGCCGCCCCAGAAGGAGCGCACTGTGCTGAAACTG CTCCTGAAAAGCCAATCATTGATCCCGAGGAAAATGACATGGATCTTGAAGGGTCTGCAGAAAAGCAAACGGTGGCACCGAAACATcctccagaagaaaaggatgaccGTGGTGAACTGAAG TTTCAGATTGCTGAACTGGCAAACACTCTCTCCAGTAAACTGGAATTCCTGGGAATTAGCAGACAGTCTATTTCCAACTTCCACTTCCTGCTGCTCCAGATCGAG ACTCGAATATCAGACTGGCGAGAAGGAGCACTGAATGGCCAATACCTCAAACGCAAACTGCAGGAGGCTGATTTACAGATTAAACACTATGAATCTAATGCATCCCCAAAAGGCTGGTCCTGCCATTGGGACAG GGAGCACCGGCGCTATTTCTATCTCAATGATCAGACGGGCCAGTCGCAGTGGGAGTTCCCGGAtgtggacgaggaggaggaagcagcCGAGTGCGCCTCAAGGCTGAATGTTGGCAAGAGCGTGTTCTCCGCCAGTGCGCCGGTGAAAGACATCGCGGGTGCCCCGAGTGATCCCGCAG GTCCCATGCATCTGGAGCTGTGTGCTAGCCAGACTTCTGTTCCTCAGCCAATCAACGTTGCTTCTGCAGGAAACAGTGCCcagcctcccccgccccctcttccccctcaaCCCCCCCTTCCACTGgaccttcctcccccacccccacccccaccgtcctcccctcctcccccgcccccacctcctccccctccaagCGATGACGGAGACATACAGGAAGTGGAGATGGAAGTGGAAACCAAGGAGCCACCAGCGCCAGGAACTGAAGAGGATTGTTTGGAAAGAGCCCTTCTCACCATCATCCCAGTTACATCAGTCCAGCCTCCAGCAGTAAAGAAG AGTAACTCTGTTTCAAACGCACCTCTGAACACGTCAGCCCCAGGTCAGACTGCCAAAGCCAGCAAGAGGAAGGCAGCAGTGCTGACTTCTGCTCCGATGCCACGCACTGTCACCATTGGGAGCAGTCCTGTCCTCTACACTCAGTCAGCCATGATTCCAG GTCCCCAGATGCTGGCCACGATGATACCCGTTCCTCCCATACACCAGACTGTGCCCGCACCGATACCCCCTCTGCTGCCCACGCTGGCCAACACCGTGCAGGCACCATATGCTATCCCACAACACCAAGTGCCAGTCGCCCAACCAAACCCGCCGCCCCCTAATATACCGGAGGTACCGCCAACTGGCTCGGCGGCCCAAGCAGCGGAGAAGAACAGGAAAGTGAAGAAAGACAAG AATAAGAAGAGTAAAACAAAGATGCCATCACTGGTGAAAAAGTGGCAGAGTATTCAGCGGGAGTTGGACGAGGATGAACACTCCAGCTCCAGCGAAGATGAGCAGAGAGGCATTTTGGCACACAAACGGATTGAGGAGTGGAAGCAGCAACAATTGGTCAG CGGCCAGGCTGAGAAAAATGCCAACTTTGAAGCACTGCCAGATGACTGGCGAGAGAGACTGAAGAGGAGGAAAATGACTTCAAACTCCTAA